One window from the genome of Pelotomaculum isophthalicicum JI encodes:
- a CDS encoding 1,4-alpha-glucan branching protein domain-containing protein, producing MVKGYLALALHAHLPYVRHPERENVLEERWLYEAITDAYIPLLQVFQGLIKDGVDFHLTMSMTPTLLSMLSDELLISRYMKHINGLIKLTEHEVERTGAQPEFNHLAVSYLKRFNDVRSFYLDCDCDLVRVFRELQESGHMEIITSAATHAFLPLVLSEEAIRAQVKTGISFYEKHFNRSPRGIWLPECGFKPGLDKILKECGLQYFFTESHGVENAQPAPVFGLLSPVLTPYGLAAFPRDVESSQQVWNARMGYPGDYDYREYYRDIGFELDEEAVASFIHPDGIRLNTGIKYFRITGHGEHKEPYNPDWAYTKAIRHAEHFLAERQKQVEYWAGQMGRQPVVSAPYDAELFGHWWYEGPLWLDQLFRKIYFDQEDVKTITPSKYLSLYKDYQVCELAMSSWGRNGYADVWLGEENDWVYPALHQAEKDLIRLANNMIRPQPFESRVLNQMARELMLAQSSDWAFIMDNKTVVDYAVKRTKYHVNRFSRLKVMIESGEIDEKWLSTVEQIDNIFPDVDYRDYRSNYPVYHFLAKRKSPRVLMLSWEFPPLVVGGISRHVYDLSRHLVKKGWEVHVVTSETGNTPHTEMVEGVHVHRVHVMKPDGDEFLHWVFQLNLMMIDSVQMLVDSGLDFDLIHAHDWLVGDAARSLKQRYGLPLIGTIHATEHGRNQGIHNDFQRNIHSQEWRLTYEAKRVIVCSTYMKREVLDIFQLPSEKVDIVPNGVDAGALCIKDTAFVQYSKEPYAGAHEKIILFFGRLVREKGVHTMIEAIPLILKECPDAKFVIVGKGPALPELERQAAKLDVEYKVLFTGFLTDEERNHLLNIASVCLFPSLYEPFGIAVLEAMAAGAPVVVSDVGGLGDIVQHGHNGLKMLPGDAASLSRQVIEIIKNEDLAHAMADIARKEIGRFDWHNIAEHTIGVYLKAMDRETEKSALTQAATITDQKSV from the coding sequence ATGGTAAAAGGATATTTAGCCTTAGCTTTACACGCGCATTTACCTTATGTCCGCCATCCGGAGCGGGAAAATGTTCTGGAAGAACGTTGGCTCTATGAAGCAATTACAGATGCTTATATCCCTCTATTGCAGGTATTTCAAGGGTTAATCAAAGATGGTGTGGATTTTCACCTGACCATGTCGATGACCCCGACTCTTTTATCGATGTTAAGCGATGAACTCCTTATCAGTCGTTACATGAAACATATTAACGGCCTGATTAAATTAACTGAGCACGAAGTGGAACGGACGGGAGCCCAGCCGGAATTTAATCATTTGGCAGTAAGCTATTTGAAGAGATTTAATGATGTTCGTTCATTTTATTTAGATTGCGATTGTGATCTTGTCCGTGTGTTCAGAGAACTGCAGGAATCGGGACATATGGAAATCATCACATCGGCAGCGACACATGCTTTTTTGCCCTTGGTCCTCAGCGAAGAAGCAATCCGGGCACAGGTTAAGACCGGCATAAGTTTTTATGAGAAGCATTTTAACCGCTCCCCGCGTGGTATCTGGTTGCCGGAATGCGGCTTTAAGCCGGGTTTAGACAAAATCTTAAAAGAGTGTGGGCTTCAGTATTTCTTCACTGAATCGCACGGAGTGGAAAACGCTCAGCCTGCTCCTGTTTTTGGGTTGCTTTCCCCAGTGCTGACACCGTATGGTTTGGCGGCGTTTCCCCGTGACGTTGAATCTTCACAACAAGTATGGAATGCGCGTATGGGTTATCCGGGTGATTATGATTACAGGGAATATTACCGGGACATCGGTTTTGAACTTGATGAGGAGGCGGTTGCGTCCTTCATTCATCCGGATGGCATCCGTTTAAACACCGGCATCAAATACTTTAGGATCACAGGGCACGGGGAACATAAGGAGCCTTATAATCCGGATTGGGCTTATACAAAGGCTATTCGGCACGCAGAGCATTTTTTAGCTGAAAGGCAAAAGCAAGTAGAGTACTGGGCGGGTCAAATGGGCCGCCAACCGGTGGTTTCCGCTCCGTATGACGCCGAACTGTTTGGACATTGGTGGTATGAAGGGCCACTATGGTTGGATCAGCTTTTTAGAAAGATTTACTTTGACCAGGAAGACGTCAAAACGATTACACCTTCAAAGTATTTGAGTCTTTATAAAGATTATCAGGTCTGTGAACTTGCCATGTCCTCATGGGGACGCAACGGTTATGCAGATGTATGGCTTGGAGAGGAAAATGACTGGGTTTATCCCGCCCTGCATCAAGCTGAAAAAGACTTAATCAGGCTTGCTAACAATATGATCAGGCCGCAGCCATTTGAAAGCAGGGTATTAAACCAGATGGCCAGGGAGCTTATGCTGGCTCAAAGCAGTGATTGGGCCTTCATCATGGATAATAAAACTGTGGTCGATTATGCGGTGAAGCGAACAAAATACCACGTAAACCGCTTTAGCAGGCTGAAAGTCATGATTGAGTCGGGGGAAATTGATGAGAAATGGCTGAGTACGGTTGAGCAGATTGATAACATCTTTCCAGATGTCGACTATCGTGATTATCGCTCAAATTATCCGGTTTATCATTTTCTTGCGAAAAGAAAAAGCCCACGGGTTTTGATGTTATCCTGGGAGTTTCCGCCGTTAGTTGTAGGAGGTATATCACGGCATGTTTACGACCTTTCACGTCATCTGGTAAAAAAAGGTTGGGAAGTGCATGTGGTAACAAGTGAAACCGGTAACACCCCCCATACAGAGATGGTAGAAGGAGTGCACGTTCACCGGGTTCATGTGATGAAACCTGATGGTGATGAGTTTCTGCATTGGGTTTTCCAACTTAATTTAATGATGATTGACAGTGTGCAAATGTTAGTTGACTCGGGCCTGGATTTCGATCTCATTCATGCCCATGACTGGCTGGTCGGCGATGCGGCGAGGTCTCTGAAGCAGCGTTATGGCCTGCCGCTGATTGGGACGATTCATGCGACTGAACATGGGCGCAACCAGGGAATTCATAATGATTTCCAACGAAACATTCACAGCCAGGAATGGAGACTTACTTATGAAGCGAAGCGCGTCATTGTCTGCAGTACGTACATGAAGCGTGAAGTTCTTGATATATTTCAATTGCCTTCAGAAAAGGTGGATATTGTTCCGAACGGGGTTGATGCAGGGGCGCTCTGTATAAAGGATACTGCATTTGTTCAATACTCAAAAGAACCTTATGCCGGGGCTCATGAAAAAATCATTTTATTTTTCGGCAGGCTGGTCCGGGAAAAAGGAGTACACACCATGATAGAAGCCATACCTTTAATATTGAAGGAATGCCCGGATGCCAAGTTTGTCATCGTCGGCAAAGGCCCGGCTCTGCCGGAACTGGAGAGACAAGCGGCAAAACTAGATGTGGAATATAAAGTATTATTCACGGGCTTTTTAACGGATGAAGAACGGAATCATTTGCTTAATATTGCCAGTGTGTGCCTTTTTCCTAGTTTATATGAACCGTTTGGCATAGCTGTCTTAGAGGCCATGGCAGCGGGAGCCCCGGTTGTTGTATCAGATGTCGGGGGTTTGGGCGATATTGTTCAGCATGGCCATAACGGACTAAAAATGTTACCGGGAGATGCTGCTTCCTTGAGCCGTCAGGTGATTGAAATAATCAAAAATGAGGATTTGGCACATGCCATGGCGGATATAGCCAGAAAGGAAATTGGCAGATTCGATTGGCACAACATCGCCGAACATACTATCGGGGTTTACCTAAAGGCGATGGATAGAGAGACGGAGAAAAGCGCTCTTACGCAGGCAGCTACTATAACTGATCAAAAATCGGTTTAA
- a CDS encoding DUF4912 domain-containing protein, with the protein MERLNESANLWEEERQPPLNLLNLDNSIMEESWKRNWQVNRLVLLVKEPTTIFVYWELNDLRKQLICEHFQRTWTELPLFLQVNDVTDLEFNGYNAHSSRRIPVHPLFDHLIISGVQAKRRYLVDFGTLTPQGGFFTIIRSNIEETPPAHSDHGVGTGLRFAAWPGPNSNLDGLREKQLIKGPEKQVAWLTQFDGYSLAQPDGGQKKW; encoded by the coding sequence ATGGAGCGATTAAATGAAAGCGCGAACCTATGGGAAGAGGAAAGGCAACCTCCGCTAAATTTATTGAATCTGGACAACTCAATAATGGAAGAATCGTGGAAGCGCAACTGGCAGGTTAACCGGCTTGTTTTACTAGTTAAGGAACCAACGACTATATTTGTTTATTGGGAATTAAACGATTTACGAAAGCAACTAATTTGTGAACATTTTCAACGCACCTGGACCGAGCTCCCCCTTTTTCTTCAGGTGAATGATGTCACGGATCTTGAATTTAATGGATATAATGCTCACTCCAGTCGCAGAATTCCTGTGCATCCTTTATTTGACCACTTGATAATTAGCGGGGTACAGGCGAAGCGGAGATATTTGGTGGACTTCGGAACACTAACCCCGCAGGGAGGTTTTTTTACAATTATTCGCTCAAATATAGAGGAAACTCCCCCTGCACATTCAGACCATGGAGTCGGAACTGGTTTGCGCTTTGCTGCTTGGCCCGGACCAAATAGTAACTTGGATGGTCTCAGGGAAAAACAACTCATCAAGGGTCCTGAAAAGCAAGTGGCATGGTTAACCCAGTTTGACGGATATTCGCTAGCGCAGCCGGATGGAGGGCAGAAAAAATGGTAA